A single region of the Glycine max cultivar Williams 82 chromosome 20, Glycine_max_v4.0, whole genome shotgun sequence genome encodes:
- the LOC100788113 gene encoding paladin isoform X1, translating to MTSIPKEPEEVMKRRGGSVLGKKTILKSDHFPGCHNKRLHPHIDGAPNYRQAESLHVHGVAIPTTDGIRNVLKHIGARAEGKKAQVLWINLREEPVVYINGRPFVLRDVERPFSNLEYTGINRERVEQMEARLKEDILMEAARYGNKILVTDELPDGQMVDQWESVSCNSVKAPLEVYQELQVEGYLVDYERVPITDEKSPKERDFDILVHKISQADVNTEIIFNCQMGRGRTTTGMVIATLFYLNRIGASGIPRSNSVGRVSQCLTNVADYIPNSEEAIRRGEYTVIRSLIRVLEGGVEGKRQVDKVIDKCASMQNLREAIGTYRNSILRQPDEMKKEASLSFFVEYLERYYFLICFAVYIHSEMATLCSCSADHSSFTDWMRNRPELYSIIRRLLRRNPMGALGYSSLKPSLKKIAESTDGRPSEMSVVAALRNGEVLGSQTVLKSDHCPGCQHPRLPERVEGAPNFREVSGFPVYGVANPTIDGIRSVICRIGSSKGGSPVLWHNMREEPVIYINGKPFVLREVERPYKNMLEYTGIGRERVEKMEARLKEDILREAEQYGNAIMVIHETDDGHIYDAWEHVTSEMIQTPLEVFKSLEADGFPIKYARVPITDGKAPKSSDFDTVAFNIASAAKDTAFVFNCQMGRGRTTTGTVIACLVKLRIDYGRPIKILRDDMTCEEADGGFSSGDEVGGYVTALTPNTLQIKPDEKQSHAFGINDILLLWKITTFFDNGVECREALDAIIDRCSALQNIRQAVLEYRKVFNQQHVEPRVRRVALYRGAEYLERYFRLIAFAAYLGSEAFDGFCGQGEYKMAFKNWMHERPEVQAMKWSIRLRPGRFFTVPEELRAPRESQHGDAVMEAFVKARSGSVLGKGYILKMYFFPGQRTSSYMQIHGAPHIYKVDEYPVYSMATPTISGAKEMLSYLGAKPKANVSSSQKVILTDLREEAVVYIKGTPFVLRELNKPVDTLKHVGITGLAVEHMEARLKEDILAEIRQSGGLMLFHREEYNPSTNQSSVVGYWENVLADDVKTPAEVYSTLKDEGYDIIYLRIPLTRERDALASDIDTIQYCKDDSAESYLFVSHTGFGGVAYAMAIICVRLGAEANFASKVPQPLFGPHQWAATEENLPSRASNEAALKMGDYRDILSLTRVLIRGPQSKSDVDIVIERCAGAGHLRDDILYYHKEFEKFTDGDDEERAYLMDMGVKALRRYFFLITFRSYLYCTSPANMKFAAWMDARPELGHLCNNLRIDK from the exons ATGACGTCGATACCGAAAGAGCCAGAGGAGGTGATGAAGCGTAGAGGAGGATCCGTGTTGGGAAAGAAAACCATTCTCAAGAGCGACCATTTCCCCGGTTGCCACAACAAACGCTTGCATCCTCACATCGATGGCGCTCCAAATTACCGTCAA GCTGAGTCTTTACACGTGCACGGTGTTGCCATCCCAACCACCGATGGAATTCGAAACGTTCTCAAGCACATTGGTGCTCGAGCTGAAGGCAAGAAAGCGCAAGTTCTTTGGATTAACCTTCGTGAGGAACCg GTTGTGTACATTAATGGACGTCCCTTTGTTTTGCGTGACGTGGAGAGGCCGTTTTCCAACCTTGAATACACG GGAATTAATAGGGAAAGAGTTGAACAAATGGAAGCTCGATTGAAAGAAGACATTCTGATGGAAGCTGCAAG ATATGGAAATAAGATCCTTGTGACTGATGAACTGCCAGATGGTCAGATGGTGGACCAATGGGAATCAGTGTCATGTAATTCTGTGAAGGCACCACTAGAG GTGTACCAGGAATTGCAAGTGGAGGGATACCTTGTTGACTATGAACGCGTTCCTATAACTGATGAAAAATCCCCAAAGGAACGGGATTTTGATATTTTG GTTCATAAAATTTCACAAGCTGATGTAAATACAGAGATcatttttaattgtcaaatgggGCGTGGACGAACTACAACTGGAATGGTCATTGCAACTTTGTTTTACCTCAATCGAATTGGAGCTTCTG GGATTCCAAGAAGCAATTCAGTTGGTAGAGTTTCTCAATGCTTGACTAATGTTGCTGACTATATACCTAATTCAGAGGAGGCAATTCGAAGGGGAGAATATACAGTCATAAGAAGCTTGATTCGGGTGTTAGAG GGTGGTGTTGAGGGGAAAAGACAAGTGGACAAAGTCATTGATAAGTGTGCCTCAATGCAG AACTTGCGTGAAGCAATTGGCACCTACCGTAATAGCATTCTGCGGCAACCAGATGAGATGAAAAAAGAGGCatcactttctttttttgtggagTACTTGGAGAGATACTACTTTCTAATATGTTTTgctgtatacatacattcagaAATGGCTACACTCTGTTCTTGTTCTGCGGATCATAGTAGTTTTACTGACTGGATGAGGAACAGGCCAGAGCTCTACAGCATTATTCGCAG GTTGCTGAGGAGAAATCCAATGGGTGCACTTGGATATTCCAGTTTGAAGCCATCTTTAAAGAAGATAGCTGAATCTACTGATGGTCGCCCTTCTGAGATGAGTGTGGTTGCTGCCTTGAGAAATGGCGAAGTTCTTGGCAGTCAAACTGTTCTGAAAAGTGATCACTGTCCTGGATGTCAACATCCAAGATTACCAGAGAGAGTGGAGGGGGCACCTAATTTCAGAGAAGTTTCTGGGTTTCCAGTTTATGGGGTGGCAAATCCAACTATTGATGGTATTCGATCTGTCATTTGTAGGATTGGTAGCTCCAAAGGTGGAAGCCCAGTACTTTGGCATAATATGAGAGAAGAACCTGTTATTTACATCAATGGAAAACCATTTGTTCTTCGTGAAGTTGAAAGACCATACAAAAACATGCTGGAGTACACG GGAATTGGTCGTGAAAGGGTGGAGAAAATGGAGGCTCGATTGAAAGAAGATATCCTACGAGAAGCTGAACAGTATGGCAATGCAATAATGGTTATTCATGAAACAGATGATGGGCATATATACGATGCATGGGAGCACGTCACTTCTGAAATGATTCAAACCCcacttgaagtttttaaaagcCTGGAGGCTGATGGATTTCCGATTAAGTATGCACGTGTTCCCATCACCGATGGAAAAGCTCCTAAAAGCTCTGACTTTGACACTGTGGCTTTCAATATTGCTTCTGCTGCTAAGGACactgcttttgttttcaattgtcAG ATGGGTAGGGGCAGGACAACCACTGGCACTGTCATAGCATGCCTTGTGAAACTTCGAATTGATTATGGAAGACCTATTAAAATACTGAGAGATGATATGACCTGTGAAGAAGCAGACGGGGGTTTCTCAAGTGGAGATGAAGTTGGGGGCTATGTTACTGCATTAACCCCCAATACTTTGCAAATAAAGCCTGACGAGAAACAAAGCCATGCTTTTGGTATAAATGACATTCTCTTGTTATGGAAGATAACAACATTTTTTGATAATGGAGTGGAGTGCCGGGAGGCCTTAGATGCTATTATTGATAGATGTTCTGCACTTCAAAACATTCGCCAAGCTGTTTTGGAATACAGAAAAGTATTCAATCAGCAACATGTTGAGCCTAGGGTAAGGAGGGTAGCATTATATCGTGGTGCTGAGTACTTGGAACGGTACTTCCGTCTTATTGCTTTTGCAGCATATCTTGGAAGTGAAGCATTTGATGGGTTTTGTGGACAAGGGGAATACAAAATGGCATTTAAGAATTGGATGCATGAGAGGCCAGAGGTGCAGGCTATGAAATGGAGCATCAGATTGAGACCAGGGCGATTTTTCACTGtccct GAAGAGTTGAGAGCACCACGAGAGTCTCAGCATGGAGATGCAGTAATGGAGGCTTTTGTCAAAGCCCGGAGTGGTTCTGTTCTTGGAAAAGGCTACATACTGAAAATGTATTTCTTTCCTGGTCAGAGAACTTCTAGCTACATGCAAATTCATGGTGCACCACACATTTACAAG GTTGATGAATACCCTGTGTATAGCATGGCAACTCCAACCATCTCTGGTGCGAAGGAGATGCTATCCTATTTGGGTGCTAAGCCTAAAGCAAATGTCTCATCATCTCAAAAAGTGATATTGACAGATCTGAGAGAGGAAGCAGTTGTCTATATCAAAGGCACTCCCTTTGTCCTGAGGGAGTTGAACAAACCTGTTGATACACTCAAGCATGTGGGAATCACTGGTCTTGCG GTGGAACACATGGAAGCACGATTGAAAGAAGATATACTAGCTGAGATTAGACAGTCTGGTGGGCTGATGCTGTTTCACCGTGAAGAATATAATCCTTCAACAAATCAGTCCAGTGTGGTTGGATACTGGGAAAATGTTTTGGCAGATGATGTGAAAACACCTGCAGAAGTTTATTCCACCCTGAAAGATGAGGGATATGATATTATCTATTTGAGGATACCATTAACAAGGGAGAGAGATGCTTTGGCCTCTGATATTGACACAATACAGTATTGTAAAGATGA CTCTGCAGAGAGTTACCTTTTTGTATCACACACAGGTTTTGGTGGAGTTGCATATGCAATGGCCATAATCTGTGTTAGACTAGGTGCAGAGGCAAACTTTGCATCCAAAGTCCCACAGCCATTGTTTGGTCCTCACCAATGGGCAGCAACTGAAGAGAACTTGCCCTCTCGAGCTTCTAATGAAGCAGCACTCAAGATGGGTGACTATCGTGACATTTTGAGCCTTACAAGAGTCCTCATACGCGGTCCCCAAAGCAAATCAGAtgttgatattgttattgaaag ATGTGCAGGTGCAGGGCATCTACGAGATGATATTCTTTATTATCATAAAGAATTTGAGAAGTTTACAGATGGTGATGATGAGGAACGAGCGTATCTTATGGATATGGGTGTCAAGGCTTTGAG GCGATATTTTTTCCTTATCACATTCAGATCTTATCTTTACTGCACCTCTCCTGCGAACATGAAATTTGCTGCATGGATGGATGCAAGACCTGAGCTTGGTCATCTATGTAACAATCTTAgaattgataaataa
- the LOC100788113 gene encoding paladin isoform X2, which translates to MTSIPKEPEEVMKRRGGSVLGKKTILKSDHFPGCHNKRLHPHIDGAPNYRQAESLHVHGVAIPTTDGIRNVLKHIGARAEGKKAQVLWINLREEPVVYINGRPFVLRDVERPFSNLEYTGINRERVEQMEARLKEDILMEAARYGNKILVTDELPDGQMVDQWESVSCNSVKAPLEVYQELQVEGYLVDYERVPITDEKSPKERDFDILVHKISQADVNTEIIFNCQMGRGRTTTGMVIATLFYLNRIGASGIPRSNSVGRVSQCLTNVADYIPNSEEAIRRGEYTVIRSLIRVLENLREAIGTYRNSILRQPDEMKKEASLSFFVEYLERYYFLICFAVYIHSEMATLCSCSADHSSFTDWMRNRPELYSIIRRLLRRNPMGALGYSSLKPSLKKIAESTDGRPSEMSVVAALRNGEVLGSQTVLKSDHCPGCQHPRLPERVEGAPNFREVSGFPVYGVANPTIDGIRSVICRIGSSKGGSPVLWHNMREEPVIYINGKPFVLREVERPYKNMLEYTGIGRERVEKMEARLKEDILREAEQYGNAIMVIHETDDGHIYDAWEHVTSEMIQTPLEVFKSLEADGFPIKYARVPITDGKAPKSSDFDTVAFNIASAAKDTAFVFNCQMGRGRTTTGTVIACLVKLRIDYGRPIKILRDDMTCEEADGGFSSGDEVGGYVTALTPNTLQIKPDEKQSHAFGINDILLLWKITTFFDNGVECREALDAIIDRCSALQNIRQAVLEYRKVFNQQHVEPRVRRVALYRGAEYLERYFRLIAFAAYLGSEAFDGFCGQGEYKMAFKNWMHERPEVQAMKWSIRLRPGRFFTVPEELRAPRESQHGDAVMEAFVKARSGSVLGKGYILKMYFFPGQRTSSYMQIHGAPHIYKVDEYPVYSMATPTISGAKEMLSYLGAKPKANVSSSQKVILTDLREEAVVYIKGTPFVLRELNKPVDTLKHVGITGLAVEHMEARLKEDILAEIRQSGGLMLFHREEYNPSTNQSSVVGYWENVLADDVKTPAEVYSTLKDEGYDIIYLRIPLTRERDALASDIDTIQYCKDDSAESYLFVSHTGFGGVAYAMAIICVRLGAEANFASKVPQPLFGPHQWAATEENLPSRASNEAALKMGDYRDILSLTRVLIRGPQSKSDVDIVIERCAGAGHLRDDILYYHKEFEKFTDGDDEERAYLMDMGVKALRRYFFLITFRSYLYCTSPANMKFAAWMDARPELGHLCNNLRIDK; encoded by the exons ATGACGTCGATACCGAAAGAGCCAGAGGAGGTGATGAAGCGTAGAGGAGGATCCGTGTTGGGAAAGAAAACCATTCTCAAGAGCGACCATTTCCCCGGTTGCCACAACAAACGCTTGCATCCTCACATCGATGGCGCTCCAAATTACCGTCAA GCTGAGTCTTTACACGTGCACGGTGTTGCCATCCCAACCACCGATGGAATTCGAAACGTTCTCAAGCACATTGGTGCTCGAGCTGAAGGCAAGAAAGCGCAAGTTCTTTGGATTAACCTTCGTGAGGAACCg GTTGTGTACATTAATGGACGTCCCTTTGTTTTGCGTGACGTGGAGAGGCCGTTTTCCAACCTTGAATACACG GGAATTAATAGGGAAAGAGTTGAACAAATGGAAGCTCGATTGAAAGAAGACATTCTGATGGAAGCTGCAAG ATATGGAAATAAGATCCTTGTGACTGATGAACTGCCAGATGGTCAGATGGTGGACCAATGGGAATCAGTGTCATGTAATTCTGTGAAGGCACCACTAGAG GTGTACCAGGAATTGCAAGTGGAGGGATACCTTGTTGACTATGAACGCGTTCCTATAACTGATGAAAAATCCCCAAAGGAACGGGATTTTGATATTTTG GTTCATAAAATTTCACAAGCTGATGTAAATACAGAGATcatttttaattgtcaaatgggGCGTGGACGAACTACAACTGGAATGGTCATTGCAACTTTGTTTTACCTCAATCGAATTGGAGCTTCTG GGATTCCAAGAAGCAATTCAGTTGGTAGAGTTTCTCAATGCTTGACTAATGTTGCTGACTATATACCTAATTCAGAGGAGGCAATTCGAAGGGGAGAATATACAGTCATAAGAAGCTTGATTCGGGTGTTAGAG AACTTGCGTGAAGCAATTGGCACCTACCGTAATAGCATTCTGCGGCAACCAGATGAGATGAAAAAAGAGGCatcactttctttttttgtggagTACTTGGAGAGATACTACTTTCTAATATGTTTTgctgtatacatacattcagaAATGGCTACACTCTGTTCTTGTTCTGCGGATCATAGTAGTTTTACTGACTGGATGAGGAACAGGCCAGAGCTCTACAGCATTATTCGCAG GTTGCTGAGGAGAAATCCAATGGGTGCACTTGGATATTCCAGTTTGAAGCCATCTTTAAAGAAGATAGCTGAATCTACTGATGGTCGCCCTTCTGAGATGAGTGTGGTTGCTGCCTTGAGAAATGGCGAAGTTCTTGGCAGTCAAACTGTTCTGAAAAGTGATCACTGTCCTGGATGTCAACATCCAAGATTACCAGAGAGAGTGGAGGGGGCACCTAATTTCAGAGAAGTTTCTGGGTTTCCAGTTTATGGGGTGGCAAATCCAACTATTGATGGTATTCGATCTGTCATTTGTAGGATTGGTAGCTCCAAAGGTGGAAGCCCAGTACTTTGGCATAATATGAGAGAAGAACCTGTTATTTACATCAATGGAAAACCATTTGTTCTTCGTGAAGTTGAAAGACCATACAAAAACATGCTGGAGTACACG GGAATTGGTCGTGAAAGGGTGGAGAAAATGGAGGCTCGATTGAAAGAAGATATCCTACGAGAAGCTGAACAGTATGGCAATGCAATAATGGTTATTCATGAAACAGATGATGGGCATATATACGATGCATGGGAGCACGTCACTTCTGAAATGATTCAAACCCcacttgaagtttttaaaagcCTGGAGGCTGATGGATTTCCGATTAAGTATGCACGTGTTCCCATCACCGATGGAAAAGCTCCTAAAAGCTCTGACTTTGACACTGTGGCTTTCAATATTGCTTCTGCTGCTAAGGACactgcttttgttttcaattgtcAG ATGGGTAGGGGCAGGACAACCACTGGCACTGTCATAGCATGCCTTGTGAAACTTCGAATTGATTATGGAAGACCTATTAAAATACTGAGAGATGATATGACCTGTGAAGAAGCAGACGGGGGTTTCTCAAGTGGAGATGAAGTTGGGGGCTATGTTACTGCATTAACCCCCAATACTTTGCAAATAAAGCCTGACGAGAAACAAAGCCATGCTTTTGGTATAAATGACATTCTCTTGTTATGGAAGATAACAACATTTTTTGATAATGGAGTGGAGTGCCGGGAGGCCTTAGATGCTATTATTGATAGATGTTCTGCACTTCAAAACATTCGCCAAGCTGTTTTGGAATACAGAAAAGTATTCAATCAGCAACATGTTGAGCCTAGGGTAAGGAGGGTAGCATTATATCGTGGTGCTGAGTACTTGGAACGGTACTTCCGTCTTATTGCTTTTGCAGCATATCTTGGAAGTGAAGCATTTGATGGGTTTTGTGGACAAGGGGAATACAAAATGGCATTTAAGAATTGGATGCATGAGAGGCCAGAGGTGCAGGCTATGAAATGGAGCATCAGATTGAGACCAGGGCGATTTTTCACTGtccct GAAGAGTTGAGAGCACCACGAGAGTCTCAGCATGGAGATGCAGTAATGGAGGCTTTTGTCAAAGCCCGGAGTGGTTCTGTTCTTGGAAAAGGCTACATACTGAAAATGTATTTCTTTCCTGGTCAGAGAACTTCTAGCTACATGCAAATTCATGGTGCACCACACATTTACAAG GTTGATGAATACCCTGTGTATAGCATGGCAACTCCAACCATCTCTGGTGCGAAGGAGATGCTATCCTATTTGGGTGCTAAGCCTAAAGCAAATGTCTCATCATCTCAAAAAGTGATATTGACAGATCTGAGAGAGGAAGCAGTTGTCTATATCAAAGGCACTCCCTTTGTCCTGAGGGAGTTGAACAAACCTGTTGATACACTCAAGCATGTGGGAATCACTGGTCTTGCG GTGGAACACATGGAAGCACGATTGAAAGAAGATATACTAGCTGAGATTAGACAGTCTGGTGGGCTGATGCTGTTTCACCGTGAAGAATATAATCCTTCAACAAATCAGTCCAGTGTGGTTGGATACTGGGAAAATGTTTTGGCAGATGATGTGAAAACACCTGCAGAAGTTTATTCCACCCTGAAAGATGAGGGATATGATATTATCTATTTGAGGATACCATTAACAAGGGAGAGAGATGCTTTGGCCTCTGATATTGACACAATACAGTATTGTAAAGATGA CTCTGCAGAGAGTTACCTTTTTGTATCACACACAGGTTTTGGTGGAGTTGCATATGCAATGGCCATAATCTGTGTTAGACTAGGTGCAGAGGCAAACTTTGCATCCAAAGTCCCACAGCCATTGTTTGGTCCTCACCAATGGGCAGCAACTGAAGAGAACTTGCCCTCTCGAGCTTCTAATGAAGCAGCACTCAAGATGGGTGACTATCGTGACATTTTGAGCCTTACAAGAGTCCTCATACGCGGTCCCCAAAGCAAATCAGAtgttgatattgttattgaaag ATGTGCAGGTGCAGGGCATCTACGAGATGATATTCTTTATTATCATAAAGAATTTGAGAAGTTTACAGATGGTGATGATGAGGAACGAGCGTATCTTATGGATATGGGTGTCAAGGCTTTGAG GCGATATTTTTTCCTTATCACATTCAGATCTTATCTTTACTGCACCTCTCCTGCGAACATGAAATTTGCTGCATGGATGGATGCAAGACCTGAGCTTGGTCATCTATGTAACAATCTTAgaattgataaataa
- the LOC100788645 gene encoding uncharacterized protein LOC100788645 (The RefSeq protein has 1 substitution compared to this genomic sequence), protein MATVVPTSEEDAALSVVRFASELAWADAGPEVAEPQVSRLCVEAEEFIVMGKWLELASLMITSAELIFSKVSEKDIESIFTIICNLVTKTENPDEVMEIVKVITTKILQQPNEKPAVRLKIMISLYNLLETPYCQFYVYMKLLNLAVDGKVTEHIIPSFNKIDNFLKDWKIGIPEQRELFLAVSNILKENKSMSKDAFKFLTSYLATFSGDDSHVLSEAKEEAARAIVEFVRAPDVFQCDLLDLPAVTQLEKDAKYALLYQLLKIFLTQRLDAYLDYHAANSTLLKSYGLVHEECIAKMRLLSLVDLSSDGSGQIPYELIRDTLQISDDEVELWVVRGLTANLIDCKMDQMNQVVVVSHPTERVFGQHQWQALRTELVTWRGNIANVISTIQANKITEDGSQAAQGLVVR, encoded by the exons ATGGCGACTGTGGTGCCAACCTCCGAAGAAGACGCTGCACTCTCCGTCGTTCGATTCGCCTCTGAACTTGCCTGGGCCGATGCCGGTCCCGAG GTTGCTGAGCCCCAAGTTAGCAGACTCTGCGTGGAGGCTGAAGAATTCATTGTTATGGGAAAGTGGTTGGAGCTAGCATCATTGATGATTACCTCTGCTGAATTGATTTTCTCGAAGGTTTCTGAAAAAG ATATAGAGTCCATCTTCACTATCATCTGCAATCTTGTTACAAAGACCGAAAATCCAGATGAAGTGATGGAGattgtaaaagttataactaCAAAAATACTCCAGCAGCCAAATGAAAAGCCTGCTGTGCGATTGAAGAT TATGATCAGCCTGTACAACCTTTTGGAGACTCCATACTGCCAGTTTTATGTCTACATGAAGTTACTGAATTTAGCTGTTGATGGGAAAGTCACAGAACACATTATACCTTCATTCAATAAGATTGATAACTTCTTGAAAGACTGGAAAATTGGGATACCAGAACAGAGAGAGCTCTTTCTTGCTGTCTCTAatattttgaaggaaaataaaag CATGTCAAAGGATGCTTTTAAGTTCCTGACCAGTTATCTGGCAACTTTTTCGGGAGATGACTCACATGTTTTGAGTGAAGCCAAGGAGGAGGCTGCACGTGCAATTGTGGAATTTGTGAGGGCACCTGACGTATTTCAG TGTGATTTACTAGACTTGCCTGCTGTTACACAACTGGAGAAGGATGCCAAATATGCTCTGTTATATCAGcttcttaagatttttcttaccCAGAGGCTGGATGCATACTTAGACTATCATGCTGCCAATTCCACCTTGTTGAAAAGTTATG GCCTTGTGCATGAAGAATGCATTGCCAAAATGAGGCTTTTGTCATTGGTGGATCTTAGCTCTGATGGATCTGGCCAAATTCCATATGAACTTATTAGGGACACACTTcag ATCAGTGATGATGAGGTGGAACTATGGGTAGTTAGAGGATTAACTGCTAACTTAATTGACTGTAAGATGGACCAAATGAATCAAGTTGTAGTTGTCAG TCATCCTACTGAGCGTGTGTTTGGTCAGCACCAATGGCAAGCACTGAGAACAAAGCTAGTGACATGGAGG GGAAACATTGCAAATGTGATCAGTACCATTCAGGCCAACAAAATAACGGAGGATGGGTCCCAGGCAGCCCAAGGCTTGGTAGTTCGGTGA
- the LOC100788645 gene encoding uncharacterized protein isoform X1 codes for MATVVPTSEEDAALSVVRFASELAWADAGPEVAEPQVSRLCVEAEEFIVMGKWLELASLMITSAELIFSKVSEKDIESIFTIICNLVTKTENPDEVMEIVKVITTKILQQPNEKPAVRLKIMISLYNLLETPYCQFYVYMKLLNLAVDGKVTEHIIPSFNKIDNFLKDWKIGIPEQRELFLAVSNILKENKSMSKDAFKFLTSYLATFSGDDSHVLSEAKEEAARAIVEFVRAPDVFQCDLLDLPAVTQLEKDAKYALLYQLLKIFLTQRLDAYLDYHAANSTLLKSYGLVHEECIAKMRLLSLVDLSSDGSGQIPYELIRDTLQISDDEVELWVVRGLTANLIDCKMDQMNQVVVVSHPTERVFGQHQWQALRTKLVTWRVKNFSSIIF; via the exons ATGGCGACTGTGGTGCCAACCTCCGAAGAAGACGCTGCACTCTCCGTCGTTCGATTCGCCTCTGAACTTGCCTGGGCCGATGCCGGTCCCGAG GTTGCTGAGCCCCAAGTTAGCAGACTCTGCGTGGAGGCTGAAGAATTCATTGTTATGGGAAAGTGGTTGGAGCTAGCATCATTGATGATTACCTCTGCTGAATTGATTTTCTCGAAGGTTTCTGAAAAAG ATATAGAGTCCATCTTCACTATCATCTGCAATCTTGTTACAAAGACCGAAAATCCAGATGAAGTGATGGAGattgtaaaagttataactaCAAAAATACTCCAGCAGCCAAATGAAAAGCCTGCTGTGCGATTGAAGAT TATGATCAGCCTGTACAACCTTTTGGAGACTCCATACTGCCAGTTTTATGTCTACATGAAGTTACTGAATTTAGCTGTTGATGGGAAAGTCACAGAACACATTATACCTTCATTCAATAAGATTGATAACTTCTTGAAAGACTGGAAAATTGGGATACCAGAACAGAGAGAGCTCTTTCTTGCTGTCTCTAatattttgaaggaaaataaaag CATGTCAAAGGATGCTTTTAAGTTCCTGACCAGTTATCTGGCAACTTTTTCGGGAGATGACTCACATGTTTTGAGTGAAGCCAAGGAGGAGGCTGCACGTGCAATTGTGGAATTTGTGAGGGCACCTGACGTATTTCAG TGTGATTTACTAGACTTGCCTGCTGTTACACAACTGGAGAAGGATGCCAAATATGCTCTGTTATATCAGcttcttaagatttttcttaccCAGAGGCTGGATGCATACTTAGACTATCATGCTGCCAATTCCACCTTGTTGAAAAGTTATG GCCTTGTGCATGAAGAATGCATTGCCAAAATGAGGCTTTTGTCATTGGTGGATCTTAGCTCTGATGGATCTGGCCAAATTCCATATGAACTTATTAGGGACACACTTcag ATCAGTGATGATGAGGTGGAACTATGGGTAGTTAGAGGATTAACTGCTAACTTAATTGACTGTAAGATGGACCAAATGAATCAAGTTGTAGTTGTCAG TCATCCTACTGAGCGTGTGTTTGGTCAGCACCAATGGCAAGCACTGAGAACAAAGCTAGTGACATGGAGGGTAAAGAATTTCTCGTCCATAATTTTCTGA